The nucleotide sequence TCGAAGCAGCGAAAAAATTATAAATATAAGTTAGTAGCAGAAAGATTGAAATGAATTCGTGCCATGATATATGATCATGGCACGAATATCACTTTCAAGAGATATAATAATATCAGCTTCTGAATACTAGGTACTCAATACCCATTTTACAAATGCGTCTTCAAAAGAAAATAGAAATCATGGATACCACTTTGAGGGATGGTGAACAGACCTCTGGAGTATCCTTTTTGCCTTCTGAGAAGCTTCAGATAGCCAAGTTGCTATTGGAGGAACTGAAGGTGGATCGGATAGAAGTGGCATCCGCTAGGGTTTCTGAGGGAGAACTGGAAGGGGTGAAGAAAATAACGCATTGGGCTACAGAAAAGGGATATTTGGATAAAGTTGAGGTATTGGGTTTTGTGGATACGCCTGCCTCAGTGGATTGGTTGACAGAGGCAGGAGCCAAAGTCCTTAATCTACTTACCAAAGGATCTCTTAATCACCTAACCTACCAATTAAAAAAAACACCTGAGCAGCACTTTAGTGATATTGCCAGATGTATTGGCTATGCCACTCAAAAGGGAATTTCGGTAAATGTTTACCTTGAAGACTGGAGCAGTGGTATGCGCAATAGTAAGGATTATACTTTGGAGCTAATCGAGTTTTTGGTTGGTCAAGGTGTGCGTAGAATTATGCTTCCCGATACTCTGGGGCTTTTAAAGCCATCAGAGGTTGCCCAGTTTGTTTCGGAAGTAACGAGCAGTTACCCGAAGATTCATTTTGATTTCCATGCTCATAATGATTATGACCTATCTGTTGCCAATGTATTGGAAGCAGTGAACAATGGGATTTCAGGAATCCATAGCACCATTAATGGTCTTGGAGAACGGGCGGGGAATGCTCCATTAGAAAGCATAGTAGCCAGTATAACTGACTTTACAGACGTTCAGTTAAATGTCCAAGAAAACAAGATCTACCGTATCAGTAAATTGGTAGAACAGTTTTCAGGACTTCATATTCCCTCAAACAAACCAGTAGTGGGTGAAAATGTATTCACCCAGACCGCAGGAATTCATGCCGATGGTGATAATAAGAAAAATCTTTATTTTAATGACCTGCTTCCTGAGCGATTTGGGAGAACAAGGAAGTATGCCTTAGGAAAGACTTCAGGAAAAGCCAATATCCTTAAAAACCTGATGGAACTGGGGATTTCTCTGGAACCTGATGAGTTGACCAAGGTGACCCAAAAGATCATTGAATTAGGTGATCAAAAGGAAAGGGTGACCACGGAAGATCTGCCCTATATTATTTCTGATGTGTTGCAGAACAATTCCATTAAAAAGGATATCAGCATAGAAGGTTATCATATGACCCATTCCAAGGGCTTAAAACCAACCGTGCAGTTAAGGTTGAAGATCAATGATAAGTTTTATGAAGCTCATGCTTCTGGAAATGGTCAGTTTGATTCTTTTATGCTAGCACTTCATAAGATATACCAATCACTGGAAAAGCCACTTCCAAAGTTAACAGACTTTAGTGTGAGTATTCCACCAGGAGGAAAAACCGACGCATTTGTGGAGACGGTAATCACTTGGGAATTAGGCAGGATTTTTAAGACCAAAGGCCTGGACAGTGACCAAACGGTGGCAGCAATGATGGCCACTGAGAAAATGCTCAACATCATTGAACAAATCAATACAGGAAAATCAGAAAACAAAAATTTATATGGAAATGAATCTAGCGCTATTACCGGGTGACGGTATTGGCCCTGAAGTGATCGATCAGGCAGTAAAGGTGGTCAAAGCAGTTGGTCAGAAATTTGGCCATACTATTACCTTTAAAGAAGCTGTTGTTGGTGCGGCAGCCATTGATGCCACCGGAAATCCTTATCCAGACGCTACGCATGAAGTTTGTTTGCAAGCCGATGCTGTATTGTTTGGTGCTATTGGCGATCCTAAATATGATAATGATCCTAAGGCTAAAGTAAGACCTGAGCAAGGCTTATTGGCCATGAGAAAGAAATTGGGACTTTTCTCTAATGTAAGACCTACTTTCACTTTCCCTTCATTGATCCATAAATCTCCATTGAAGAAAGACCGTATCGAAGGAACTGACTTTGTGTTCTTAAGGGAATTGACTGGTGGAGTTTACTTTGGTGAGCCTAGAGGAAGAAATGAGCAAGGTACCAAAGCTTTTGATACTAATGTTTACTCTAAGGAAGAGGTTGAAAGATTGGCCAGAATGGGCTTTGAATTCGCTCAGAAGAGAAGAAAATTATTGACCTGCGTAGACAAGGCCAATGTAATGGCTACATCTAGATTGTGGAGAGAAACCGTTCAGGAGCTAGAAGCAGAATATCCTGACGTAAAAGTGGAGTATGAATTTGTGGATGCTGTAGCCATGAGGTTGATCCAGTGGCCTAAGGCTTATGATGTATTGATCACTGAGAACCTTTTTGGTGATATCTTGACTGATGAGGCTAGTGTGATTTCAGGATCTATGGGCTTGATGCCATCTGCATCTTTGGGTACAGATGTGAAATTATTTGAGCCAATTCACGGTTCTTATCCTCAAGCAGCTGGTAAGGATATTGCCAATCCGTTGGCAACAGTGCTTTCTGCCGCTATGATGTTTGAATATGCCTTTGATCTTCAAGAAGAAGCTAGGGCTATTTCTGATGTGGTCAATCTTTCTCTAGCTGAAGGAGTGGTTACAGAAGATATTGCTGAAGGCGGAAAGTCTTATAAGACATCAGAAGTAGGTGACTGGCTGGCTGAGCAAATTTTGAAATAATTAGTTTGCCACTGATATGAATAGTTTGAGCGGAGCCCAAAAGGGCTCCGTTTTTTTTAAAGGCACAATTGATTTGACTGAATCCTTTGCTTGCTTGTTATCCCTTCATGTTATTCATCATTTCAGTAACTCCTTCTAGGTACCTATCAGTAACCTCTTTATCGGGAATGGTGTTCCAGTTGTTTTCAATTCCATTTCCACCCAACATGATACCGTCTTTTCTAGGTATAAAATATACGCCTGACATACTGGCTCTGTAATTCAATTCAGGTTGTGGGATCAGAAAGCATAATTGACCTGATATGGGCATCATTTCCTCATCTCCAAACAGTTCAAGAGAACCTAAACCTGTACAATTGGCAATGCATTTTTGTGAAAGTGCATCGATGTCCTCTGGTCTTTTAAAGGTTTTGAACTCAAGTTTTCCTCCTGCCAGAAGGAAATCATCTCTTAACATTTTCATATAAATGGGGATATTGAAAATAGTGGTAGGAGATTTATGTACTTGTTTGGCTTTAAAAGGGTTTTCCCGATGTTCCAATTGTTTAGGCTCAGGGTAAAAGTTCATATCAGAACTAAATAGCTGGTCTTTTGCAGCAAATTTG is from Echinicola marina and encodes:
- a CDS encoding alpha-isopropylmalate synthase regulatory domain-containing protein, encoding MRLQKKIEIMDTTLRDGEQTSGVSFLPSEKLQIAKLLLEELKVDRIEVASARVSEGELEGVKKITHWATEKGYLDKVEVLGFVDTPASVDWLTEAGAKVLNLLTKGSLNHLTYQLKKTPEQHFSDIARCIGYATQKGISVNVYLEDWSSGMRNSKDYTLELIEFLVGQGVRRIMLPDTLGLLKPSEVAQFVSEVTSSYPKIHFDFHAHNDYDLSVANVLEAVNNGISGIHSTINGLGERAGNAPLESIVASITDFTDVQLNVQENKIYRISKLVEQFSGLHIPSNKPVVGENVFTQTAGIHADGDNKKNLYFNDLLPERFGRTRKYALGKTSGKANILKNLMELGISLEPDELTKVTQKIIELGDQKERVTTEDLPYIISDVLQNNSIKKDISIEGYHMTHSKGLKPTVQLRLKINDKFYEAHASGNGQFDSFMLALHKIYQSLEKPLPKLTDFSVSIPPGGKTDAFVETVITWELGRIFKTKGLDSDQTVAAMMATEKMLNIIEQINTGKSENKNLYGNESSAITG
- the leuB gene encoding 3-isopropylmalate dehydrogenase, with the translated sequence MEMNLALLPGDGIGPEVIDQAVKVVKAVGQKFGHTITFKEAVVGAAAIDATGNPYPDATHEVCLQADAVLFGAIGDPKYDNDPKAKVRPEQGLLAMRKKLGLFSNVRPTFTFPSLIHKSPLKKDRIEGTDFVFLRELTGGVYFGEPRGRNEQGTKAFDTNVYSKEEVERLARMGFEFAQKRRKLLTCVDKANVMATSRLWRETVQELEAEYPDVKVEYEFVDAVAMRLIQWPKAYDVLITENLFGDILTDEASVISGSMGLMPSASLGTDVKLFEPIHGSYPQAAGKDIANPLATVLSAAMMFEYAFDLQEEARAISDVVNLSLAEGVVTEDIAEGGKSYKTSEVGDWLAEQILK